From the genome of Candidatus Dormiibacterota bacterium, one region includes:
- the hisS gene encoding histidine--tRNA ligase: MMIEAQKGTRDILPEEIGRWQLVEDHAREIFERYGFGEIRTPIFESTELFARGIGEGSDIVSREMYTFVDRGGRSLTLRPENTAPVARAVLQHQMHRASGLQRLYYIGPMFRYERPQKGRMRQFHQIGVEVFGSEHPAVDAETLEMLMRFLHRLGLDDPELVLNSVGDSTCRPAYRAALLAYLEPRRDGLCEDCRRRMVDNPLRCFDCKVEADRATMAQAPAITDFLCAACREHFDHVLGLLRNYGVRHRVDPRLVRGLDYYRRTAFEVALQSLGAQNALLGGGRYDGLIRDLGGPDVPGFGFAVGEERLVMALPSARPVDGGGPDVFIAAVGEPGVERALLVARALRAAGRRVVFDPLPDKSLKAQLRRANDLRARFVLIFGESEVKERSVTLKTMSDGSQETIAEETVVARLGEMMGG; encoded by the coding sequence ATCATGATCGAGGCACAGAAGGGCACGCGCGACATCCTGCCGGAGGAGATCGGGCGCTGGCAGCTCGTGGAAGATCACGCCCGCGAAATCTTCGAGCGCTACGGGTTCGGGGAGATACGGACGCCCATCTTCGAGAGCACGGAGCTGTTCGCGCGCGGCATCGGCGAGGGGAGCGACATCGTGTCGAGGGAGATGTACACCTTCGTCGATCGAGGCGGCCGGTCGCTGACCCTGCGTCCCGAGAACACCGCCCCCGTGGCCCGCGCCGTTCTCCAGCACCAGATGCACCGCGCATCGGGACTGCAGAGGCTGTACTACATCGGTCCCATGTTCCGTTACGAGCGGCCGCAGAAGGGACGCATGCGGCAGTTTCACCAGATCGGTGTCGAGGTGTTCGGCAGCGAGCACCCGGCCGTCGACGCCGAGACGCTCGAGATGCTCATGAGATTCCTGCACCGGCTGGGGCTGGACGACCCTGAGCTGGTCCTCAATTCCGTCGGCGATTCCACGTGCCGTCCCGCCTATCGCGCTGCGCTCCTTGCGTATCTCGAGCCGCGCAGGGACGGTCTCTGCGAGGATTGCCGCCGTCGCATGGTGGACAATCCGCTGCGCTGCTTCGACTGCAAGGTGGAGGCGGACCGGGCCACGATGGCGCAGGCGCCGGCGATCACGGACTTTCTCTGTGCCGCGTGTCGCGAGCATTTCGACCATGTCCTCGGCCTGCTCCGCAACTATGGTGTGCGTCACCGGGTCGACCCGAGGCTGGTGCGCGGACTCGACTACTATCGGCGTACGGCCTTCGAGGTGGCGCTTCAATCCCTGGGGGCGCAGAACGCCCTGCTGGGTGGCGGCCGCTACGACGGACTGATCCGCGATCTCGGCGGCCCGGATGTCCCGGGCTTCGGGTTCGCGGTCGGCGAGGAACGCCTGGTGATGGCGCTGCCGTCGGCCCGCCCGGTCGACGGCGGGGGTCCGGACGTCTTCATCGCCGCGGTGGGAGAGCCGGGTGTCGAACGGGCGCTGCTGGTGGCGCGGGCGCTGCGGGCCGCGGGGAGAAGGGTCGTGTTCGACCCGCTTCCCGACAAGAGCCTGAAGGCGCAGCTGCGCCGCGCCAACGATCTTCGGGCCCGTTTCGTGCTGATTTTCGGCGAGAGCGAGGTGAAGGAGCGTTCCGTGACCCTCAAGACCATGTCCGACGGCTCGCAGGAGACGATCGCGGAAGAGACCGTGGTCGCGCGGCTCGGGGAGATGATGGGTGGCTGA
- a CDS encoding PQQ-binding-like beta-propeller repeat protein, with amino-acid sequence MRRRGIPESVSRRRGQAFLAALVALTLLAWPIESGAVRRQRTVFLSQPPDWAPQVDEDHKQPSLAFHPAWTWSGFKSPLAGDPLACAGSIVAASRDGEIAALEPMKGEARWVAALAEPVIQGPASDGTRLFIATSRGRLHALNGSDGASLWTTDLPAEPVVAPRVLGTRVLIGTADGSLLSIEKDSGRVAATRLLPGRASTPAEPAPGSVLVGTDHGAVLALEESSLEVRFQRDIGVPITSPPVFDGARVWFAAADRTVRCLRFRSGRERWVARTGAMCTARPLVLGPYLYVLSYDNDIYVFGKRNGHQLTRVRLGHRLDADAVVAQDHLFVVPFTEASIVGLTLPGLQKAGRFDLQAPGEWFTTAPLWLADRVALGYGRSEGRILSLLVSKQVAQPKAPGANKPDAKEPGPAAPPAADGTSPRH; translated from the coding sequence ATGAGACGGAGAGGGATTCCAGAAAGTGTCTCGAGGCGGCGAGGCCAGGCGTTCCTGGCCGCGCTTGTCGCGCTCACCCTTCTGGCCTGGCCGATCGAATCCGGGGCGGTGCGCCGGCAGCGGACGGTCTTCCTCAGCCAGCCGCCCGACTGGGCTCCCCAGGTCGACGAGGACCACAAGCAGCCGTCACTGGCCTTCCACCCGGCGTGGACCTGGAGCGGCTTCAAATCGCCGCTGGCGGGCGACCCGCTCGCGTGCGCGGGATCCATCGTCGCCGCAAGCCGGGACGGAGAGATCGCCGCGCTCGAGCCGATGAAGGGCGAGGCCCGCTGGGTGGCGGCCCTCGCCGAGCCCGTGATTCAGGGCCCCGCGAGCGACGGAACGCGCTTGTTCATCGCGACCTCCCGCGGCCGCCTTCACGCTCTCAACGGCAGCGACGGAGCCTCACTCTGGACGACGGACCTTCCGGCCGAGCCGGTGGTCGCTCCGCGGGTCCTCGGAACGCGCGTCCTGATCGGCACGGCAGACGGCAGTCTCCTGTCGATCGAGAAGGACAGCGGCCGGGTGGCGGCGACACGCCTGCTGCCCGGACGCGCCTCGACTCCTGCAGAGCCCGCGCCCGGTTCGGTGCTGGTCGGCACGGATCACGGGGCTGTCCTGGCGCTCGAGGAATCGAGCCTGGAGGTGCGCTTCCAGCGCGACATCGGTGTGCCGATCACCTCTCCTCCCGTGTTCGATGGCGCGCGTGTCTGGTTCGCCGCCGCCGACCGGACGGTCCGCTGTCTTCGCTTCCGGAGCGGCCGGGAGCGCTGGGTGGCGAGGACAGGGGCCATGTGCACCGCTCGACCGTTGGTTCTCGGTCCATATCTTTACGTGCTGAGCTACGACAACGACATCTACGTCTTCGGCAAGCGCAACGGCCACCAGCTGACCCGCGTCCGCCTCGGTCACCGACTGGATGCCGACGCGGTGGTGGCTCAGGACCACCTGTTCGTCGTACCGTTCACCGAAGCCAGCATCGTGGGGCTGACCCTGCCGGGCCTGCAGAAGGCCGGACGCTTCGATCTCCAGGCTCCCGGAGAATGGTTCACGACGGCCCCCCTCTGGCTGGCGGACCGGGTCGCGCTCGGCTACGGTCGCAGCGAAGGACGGATCCTCTCCCTGCTGGTCTCGAAACAGGTGGCGCAGCCGAAGGCGCCTGGCGCGAACAAGCCGGACGCGAAGGAGCCGGGGCCGGCTGCCCCGCCGGCGGCCGACGGGACATCGCCCCGGCACTAG
- a CDS encoding 50S ribosomal protein L25, whose product MKEIVVDVKSRETLGKNPSRRLRHEGLIPAIVYGAKKDAVPVVVDPKKILEIIRSESGVNTIFQLGLVDTEARRHVMIKEYQVDPVRGNLIHADFVRIQMDEVIEVDVPVQATGEAAGVKLDGGILDHVTRQVRVSCLPGDIPEHIVIDVTPLKIGDALRVSDLPKSDKYRILSEADVTLVVVTPPAKEEVAAPAAEAAPAAPAEPEVIKKGKAVDEEAGEATEADETKKKEAKKPEGREGKK is encoded by the coding sequence ATGAAGGAAATCGTGGTCGACGTGAAGAGCCGGGAGACGCTGGGGAAAAACCCGTCCCGCCGCCTGAGGCACGAGGGTCTGATCCCGGCGATCGTTTACGGCGCGAAGAAGGATGCGGTCCCGGTGGTCGTGGATCCGAAGAAGATCCTGGAGATCATCCGCTCTGAATCCGGGGTCAATACGATTTTCCAGCTCGGCCTGGTCGACACGGAAGCCCGGCGACACGTCATGATCAAGGAATATCAGGTCGACCCGGTCCGGGGGAACCTGATTCATGCCGATTTTGTGCGCATCCAGATGGATGAAGTGATCGAGGTGGACGTTCCCGTACAGGCGACGGGCGAGGCGGCGGGCGTCAAGCTCGACGGCGGCATTCTCGACCATGTGACGCGCCAGGTGCGGGTCTCCTGCCTCCCCGGCGACATCCCGGAGCACATCGTGATCGATGTCACACCGCTCAAGATCGGCGACGCGCTGCGCGTCTCCGATCTCCCCAAGAGCGACAAGTATCGCATCCTGAGCGAGGCCGACGTGACGCTCGTCGTGGTCACCCCGCCCGCCAAGGAGGAGGTCGCGGCACCGGCCGCCGAGGCCGCGCCGGCCGCCCCCGCGGAGCCCGAGGTCATCAAGAAGGGCAAGGCCGTGGACGAGGAGGCGGGAGAGGCGACCGAAGCCGACGAGACGAAGAAGAAGGAAGCCAAGAAGCCGGAAGGCAGGGAAGGGAAGAAGTAG
- the ispE gene encoding 4-(cytidine 5'-diphospho)-2-C-methyl-D-erythritol kinase, which translates to MKAHAKINLSLKIVGRRPDGLHDIETIVQTISLHDTLTLESRDEGLSLQVDDSAIPSGPDNLAWRAAAALPAPRRAPRGAHLRIQKGIPAGAGLGGGSSDAAATLIGLRSLWGLDLPERELETIAATLGADVPFFLHGGTALLTGTGTVVDPLEDALGYQILLAFPGVPLATREVYALASASLTSSLKISSMARFRHTLQGGLPREVEMWVRAGNDLEPFARSLCPPIAEILDRLRTAGATAASMTGSGSAVFGIFRDTAALGRALASVGASGHAAVRCVPVGRMEYRRHAGLL; encoded by the coding sequence CTGAAGGCACACGCCAAGATCAACCTCTCCCTCAAGATTGTCGGCAGGCGGCCCGACGGCCTGCACGATATCGAGACGATCGTGCAGACGATCAGCCTGCACGACACCCTCACGCTCGAGTCCCGGGACGAGGGGCTCTCCCTGCAGGTGGACGATTCCGCGATTCCCAGCGGGCCGGACAACCTGGCCTGGCGGGCAGCAGCCGCCCTGCCCGCGCCTCGCCGGGCGCCGCGCGGGGCGCATCTCAGGATCCAGAAGGGGATTCCCGCGGGGGCCGGGCTGGGCGGTGGCAGCAGCGACGCCGCCGCCACTCTGATCGGACTGCGCTCGCTGTGGGGCCTGGATCTGCCCGAACGGGAGCTGGAGACCATCGCCGCGACTCTGGGGGCCGATGTGCCGTTCTTCCTGCACGGCGGCACGGCCCTGCTGACGGGGACGGGGACGGTCGTCGACCCCCTGGAGGACGCTCTCGGGTACCAGATCCTGCTCGCCTTTCCGGGGGTGCCTCTCGCGACGCGGGAGGTCTACGCCCTGGCCTCGGCGTCGTTGACATCTAGCTTGAAAATCAGTAGCATGGCACGCTTCAGACACACCCTGCAGGGCGGCCTCCCGAGGGAGGTCGAGATGTGGGTGCGCGCGGGCAACGACCTGGAACCGTTTGCGCGCTCCCTCTGTCCTCCCATCGCGGAGATCCTGGACCGCCTGCGGACAGCGGGGGCAACGGCCGCTTCCATGACCGGAAGCGGGTCGGCCGTTTTCGGCATTTTCAGGGACACGGCCGCTCTGGGACGAGCTCTCGCGTCGGTGGGGGCCTCGGGCCATGCCGCTGTTCGGTGTGTGCCCGTCGGACGGATGGAGTACCGGAGACACGCGGGTTTGCTATAG
- the rplI gene encoding 50S ribosomal protein L9 has translation MQIVLKEDIDKLGRRGEIVKVADGYARNYLLPLGKALPATAGNLKVIEREKRRYVVRLTKEKEENQALAGRIQALSLTLVRKVGESDVLYGSVTSGDVAESLSKEGIVVDKRRIQLPEPIKSLGIYTIPIRLHPEVTAEVKVWVVKE, from the coding sequence ATGCAGATTGTCCTGAAGGAAGACATCGACAAGCTGGGCCGCCGCGGCGAGATCGTCAAGGTCGCCGATGGCTACGCCCGGAACTATCTCCTGCCTCTCGGAAAGGCCCTGCCGGCCACGGCGGGGAACCTGAAGGTCATCGAGAGGGAGAAGCGGCGGTACGTCGTCCGGCTCACGAAGGAGAAGGAGGAGAACCAGGCGCTGGCGGGCAGGATCCAGGCGCTGTCGCTGACTCTCGTGCGCAAGGTGGGGGAGAGCGACGTGCTGTACGGATCGGTGACGTCCGGTGATGTCGCGGAGTCGCTGTCGAAGGAAGGGATCGTCGTCGACAAGAGGCGCATCCAGCTTCCGGAACCGATCAAGAGCCTGGGGATCTATACGATTCCGATCCGGTTGCATCCCGAGGTGACCGCCGAGGTGAAGGTGTGGGTGGTCAAGGAGTAG
- a CDS encoding 3-isopropylmalate dehydrogenase, with product MSRIAVIPGDGIGVEVTREAVECLRAAAQVGGRPLDLDLLPYGAEHFLKTGETLPVAALDSLRGYDAILLGALGDPRVPDNRHAADILLGLRFKLDLYVNQRPVRLIAERLTPLKGRTTRDIDFVIFRENTEGLYVGMGGIFKKGTPDELAVQEDINTRKGVERIIRHAFEYARSRGRRRVLMSDKSNALTYGHDLWQRTFREVAPDYPDIEASHLYVDVLAMQMIKDPSQFDVIVTCNMFGDILSDLGAQLQGGLGLAASGNIHPGRTSLFEPVHGSAPKYAGKNVANPMGAVLSAAMMLEEIGYRQEARLLEEAVTGAVIAGRTTRDLGGDLGTRETGDEIRRRILAARGA from the coding sequence GTGAGTCGCATCGCGGTCATCCCGGGGGACGGTATCGGCGTCGAGGTGACGCGCGAGGCGGTCGAATGCCTGCGGGCCGCCGCGCAGGTCGGGGGGCGGCCGCTCGATCTCGACCTCCTGCCGTACGGTGCGGAACATTTCCTGAAGACCGGCGAGACGCTGCCCGTCGCCGCCCTCGACTCCCTGCGCGGCTACGATGCCATCCTGCTGGGGGCCCTGGGGGACCCCCGCGTGCCGGACAACCGGCACGCGGCCGACATCCTGCTCGGTCTCCGGTTCAAGCTCGATCTGTACGTCAACCAGCGCCCCGTCCGGCTCATCGCCGAGCGTCTGACGCCCCTCAAGGGGAGGACGACCCGCGACATCGACTTCGTCATCTTCCGCGAGAACACCGAGGGGCTCTACGTGGGCATGGGTGGGATCTTCAAGAAGGGGACCCCCGACGAGCTCGCCGTCCAGGAGGACATCAACACACGCAAGGGGGTGGAGCGCATCATCCGGCACGCGTTCGAGTACGCGCGATCCCGCGGTCGTCGGCGCGTCCTGATGTCGGACAAGAGCAACGCGCTCACCTACGGACATGACCTGTGGCAGCGTACGTTCCGGGAGGTGGCCCCCGATTACCCCGACATCGAAGCGTCCCATCTCTACGTGGATGTGCTGGCGATGCAGATGATCAAGGACCCGTCCCAGTTCGATGTCATCGTCACCTGCAACATGTTCGGCGACATCCTGAGCGACCTGGGGGCGCAGCTGCAGGGCGGCCTGGGCCTCGCGGCGAGCGGCAATATCCATCCCGGCCGGACTTCGCTGTTCGAGCCGGTGCACGGCTCAGCGCCGAAGTACGCGGGGAAGAACGTCGCCAATCCGATGGGGGCGGTTCTCTCGGCCGCCATGATGCTCGAGGAGATCGGTTACCGGCAGGAGGCCCGCCTTCTCGAGGAGGCTGTCACGGGCGCGGTGATCGCGGGCCGCACGACGCGCGATCTCGGCGGGGACCTCGGAACACGAGAGACCGGAGACGAGATCCGCCGACGCATCCTGGCCGCGCGCGGCGCCTGA
- the rpsF gene encoding 30S ribosomal protein S6, translating into MLQYETVFIADPTYTDEEVDELIKGYEQVVTAAGGKSVKIEKWGKRRLAYSIRHHEEGIYVLMTLECPATLVKELDRRFRMNDRILRHMAVRVESELQLGPSPMMRPRPERDEQLLEPPMMP; encoded by the coding sequence ATGCTACAATACGAGACGGTGTTCATCGCCGACCCGACCTATACGGACGAGGAAGTCGATGAGCTCATCAAGGGATACGAGCAGGTCGTGACGGCCGCCGGAGGCAAGTCCGTGAAGATTGAGAAGTGGGGCAAGCGCCGGCTCGCCTACTCGATCAGGCACCACGAGGAGGGAATCTACGTCCTGATGACCCTCGAGTGCCCCGCGACGCTGGTCAAGGAGCTCGATCGACGGTTCCGCATGAACGACAGGATTCTCCGCCACATGGCGGTGCGGGTGGAAAGCGAGCTTCAGCTCGGTCCTTCCCCGATGATGAGGCCGCGGCCGGAGCGCGACGAGCAGCTTCTCGAGCCGCCCATGATGCCCTGA
- the spoVG gene encoding septation regulator SpoVG — MEITEVRVFPVGEDKLKAFVSIIIDDCFVVSDIKIINGNNGLFISMPSKKRKNGTFRDIAHPLNNDTRRKIEEKVLARYKEVLARGGAAADRAAGDEDDRSDGPAGLEPSSTPHPDDPTPA; from the coding sequence ATGGAAATCACGGAGGTCCGGGTCTTTCCAGTCGGCGAAGACAAGCTGAAGGCCTTCGTCTCCATCATCATTGACGACTGCTTCGTGGTCAGCGACATCAAGATCATCAACGGGAACAACGGGCTGTTCATCTCGATGCCCAGCAAGAAGCGGAAAAACGGAACGTTTCGGGACATCGCCCACCCGCTGAACAACGACACGCGCAGGAAGATCGAGGAGAAGGTGCTGGCCAGGTACAAGGAAGTCCTCGCACGCGGCGGTGCCGCAGCCGATCGCGCGGCCGGCGACGAAGACGATCGTTCCGACGGTCCGGCGGGCCTCGAGCCATCCTCCACCCCCCACCCGGACGATCCCACACCTGCGTAA
- a CDS encoding DUF6677 family protein — protein sequence MSETMVEQAAPRARSAAGSFVACALAWLVPGLGHLYLGKKGRAAVFFLVVAATFGLGIASDGAASLIEERQPLTFLATFDNVAVGPFDLVGRYLTYGTIVYALPGEEGDPRRTRLVDRQRARVRSVTYEYGNTFLLTAGLMNLLLILDAFDIATGRKE from the coding sequence GTGAGCGAGACGATGGTGGAGCAGGCCGCGCCCAGGGCGCGTTCCGCTGCGGGGTCGTTCGTGGCCTGCGCGCTCGCATGGCTCGTTCCCGGTCTCGGCCATCTCTACCTGGGGAAGAAGGGACGCGCCGCGGTATTCTTCCTCGTGGTGGCGGCCACGTTCGGCCTCGGGATCGCGTCGGACGGGGCGGCGTCGCTCATCGAGGAGCGGCAGCCCCTCACGTTCCTGGCCACCTTCGACAACGTGGCCGTGGGTCCGTTCGATCTCGTCGGCCGCTACCTGACCTACGGCACGATCGTCTACGCCCTGCCCGGCGAGGAGGGAGACCCCCGGCGCACCCGGCTCGTGGACCGCCAGCGCGCGCGCGTGCGCAGCGTGACCTACGAGTACGGCAACACCTTCCTCCTCACCGCGGGACTGATGAACCTCCTCCTGATCCTGGACGCGTTCGACATCGCGACCGGACGGAAAGAGTGA
- a CDS encoding VanZ family protein, which translates to MPVRRVLRALWIWGPLLAYVVLIFYLSSLSQIPWAAAYPDYLEHSVEYLGLAVLMARALNNGLTRSVSSHTLLIAFGLCVGYAISDEIHQMFVPNRFADITDVVSDAIGAGTGLLALYFGHRLLYRRSVL; encoded by the coding sequence ATGCCCGTCCGCAGAGTCCTGCGCGCCCTGTGGATCTGGGGCCCGCTCCTCGCGTACGTCGTCCTCATCTTCTATCTCTCCAGCCTGTCGCAGATCCCGTGGGCCGCCGCCTATCCCGACTACCTCGAGCACTCGGTGGAGTACCTGGGGCTCGCCGTCCTGATGGCCCGGGCGTTGAACAACGGTCTGACGCGATCGGTGTCATCGCACACCCTCCTGATTGCGTTCGGCCTCTGCGTCGGCTACGCCATCAGCGACGAGATCCATCAGATGTTCGTGCCGAACCGGTTCGCGGACATCACCGATGTCGTCAGCGACGCGATCGGAGCGGGGACGGGGCTGCTGGCGCTGTACTTCGGACACCGTCTCCTGTACAGGCGGAGCGTGCTGTGA
- the pth gene encoding aminoacyl-tRNA hydrolase, translating to MKVVVGLGNPGEEYETTRHNIGYKVAEEILARRGHPYEERRARSLVSRARIDGAAVLVARPLTYMNRSGAAVAALLVLAEAGPEELLVVCDDLHLEFGTIRLRPRGTHGGHKGLLSIIETLGTQEFSRLRVGVGPADPASAHADFVLAPFRRAERARIPDLVRLAADCAETAVLLGVTAAMNRFNAPPRSGAAEGPV from the coding sequence TTGAAGGTTGTCGTGGGTCTGGGCAACCCGGGCGAGGAGTACGAGACGACCCGCCACAACATCGGCTACAAGGTGGCCGAGGAGATTCTGGCGCGCCGCGGCCACCCTTACGAGGAGCGCCGGGCGCGGTCGCTGGTGAGCCGGGCGAGGATCGACGGGGCCGCGGTGCTCGTGGCGCGCCCCTTGACCTACATGAACCGAAGCGGCGCCGCGGTGGCGGCGCTCCTGGTCCTCGCGGAGGCGGGGCCGGAGGAGTTGTTGGTGGTCTGCGACGATCTGCATCTCGAGTTCGGAACGATCAGGCTGCGTCCGCGCGGCACTCACGGAGGCCACAAGGGTCTCCTGTCGATCATCGAGACGCTCGGAACCCAGGAGTTCTCCCGCCTGCGCGTGGGCGTCGGTCCCGCGGACCCCGCCTCGGCGCACGCCGACTTCGTCCTGGCGCCGTTCCGTCGCGCTGAGCGCGCGCGAATTCCCGATCTGGTGCGGCTCGCGGCGGACTGCGCCGAGACGGCCGTCCTCCTGGGCGTGACGGCCGCCATGAACCGCTTCAATGCACCGCCGCGCTCGGGCGCGGCGGAAGGTCCAGTCTAG
- the rpsR gene encoding 30S ribosomal protein S18 yields MRESRESGGRGQDRGRKKQYKKKFLFRKKKFCKFCDEKIKFIDYKDVRLLQAFTPERAKIFPRRIAGTCSKHQRKLMQAIKRARILALIPFTSD; encoded by the coding sequence ATGAGGGAATCGAGAGAATCGGGCGGACGAGGGCAGGATCGCGGACGCAAGAAGCAGTACAAGAAGAAGTTCCTGTTCCGGAAGAAGAAGTTCTGCAAATTCTGCGACGAGAAGATCAAGTTCATCGATTACAAGGACGTCCGGCTCCTCCAGGCCTTCACGCCGGAGCGCGCCAAGATCTTCCCTCGGAGGATCGCGGGAACGTGCTCCAAGCATCAGCGCAAGCTGATGCAGGCCATCAAGAGAGCGCGCATCCTGGCCCTGATTCCGTTCACCTCGGATTGA
- a CDS encoding ribose-phosphate pyrophosphokinase, giving the protein MSPADMNGLTVFTGSAHPVLAKEICSFLGIPLGRTECRRFADGEAYCQILENVRGADVFVIQPTCPPADANLMELLVMLDAFKRSSAARITAVLPYYGYARQDRKDKPRVPISAKLVADLLTAAGADRILAMDLHAPAIQGFFNIPVDHLFAAPVMIDHVAALGLKNLVIVSPDAGGVERARAYAKRLDASLAIIDKRRGEGNEPKVMHVIGEVDGRTCLIVDDIVDTAGTLAGTVQALTRKGAKGIYGCFTHAVLSGPAVDRIRASEMMQTVVTNTIPIDEEKRRAGRITVLSVAGLLGEAIKRIHTNSSVSSLFV; this is encoded by the coding sequence ATGAGCCCGGCCGACATGAACGGCCTGACGGTGTTCACGGGCAGCGCCCACCCGGTGCTGGCCAAGGAGATCTGTTCTTTCCTCGGGATCCCCCTGGGACGCACCGAATGCCGGCGTTTCGCGGACGGCGAGGCGTACTGCCAGATTCTGGAGAACGTGCGCGGCGCAGACGTCTTCGTCATCCAGCCGACCTGCCCGCCGGCCGACGCGAACCTGATGGAACTCCTCGTCATGCTGGATGCCTTCAAGAGATCCTCGGCGGCCCGCATCACCGCGGTGCTGCCCTACTACGGTTACGCGCGGCAGGACCGCAAGGACAAACCGCGGGTCCCGATCTCGGCGAAGCTGGTCGCGGATCTCCTGACGGCCGCGGGGGCCGATCGCATCCTGGCGATGGATCTGCACGCGCCGGCCATCCAGGGATTCTTCAACATTCCCGTGGACCACCTGTTCGCGGCGCCGGTGATGATCGACCATGTGGCCGCGCTGGGCCTGAAGAACCTGGTCATCGTTTCACCCGACGCGGGCGGTGTCGAGCGGGCGCGCGCGTACGCCAAGCGACTGGATGCATCGCTCGCCATCATCGACAAGCGGCGGGGCGAGGGGAACGAGCCGAAGGTCATGCACGTCATCGGCGAAGTCGACGGTCGCACCTGTCTGATCGTCGACGACATCGTCGATACGGCCGGGACGCTCGCCGGCACCGTGCAAGCCCTGACGCGCAAGGGCGCGAAGGGGATCTACGGCTGCTTCACGCACGCCGTGCTGTCGGGTCCGGCGGTCGATCGCATCCGCGCCTCCGAGATGATGCAGACGGTCGTGACCAACACCATTCCGATCGACGAGGAGAAGCGTCGTGCCGGGCGCATCACGGTGCTCTCGGTGGCCGGACTCCTGGGTGAGGCGATCAAGAGGATTCACACGAACTCGTCGGTGAGCTCGCTGTTCGTGTAG
- a CDS encoding glutaredoxin family protein, protein MRGRAGAVLYTRHACPLCFALGRLAERSSRRHRVGLIEADVDADPALQLRYGSRVPVLELPGGASLSGGSGAREVDEAFSRAADFLRGLDERPPGACPGKEGPSRPRVAWIRRLLGLGGSPPEDRTL, encoded by the coding sequence GTGAGAGGCAGGGCGGGCGCGGTCCTCTACACCCGCCACGCCTGTCCGCTGTGCTTCGCGCTTGGACGGCTGGCGGAGCGCTCGTCCCGCCGGCACCGCGTGGGTCTCATCGAGGCCGACGTGGATGCCGATCCGGCGCTCCAGCTGCGCTACGGCAGCCGGGTCCCCGTCCTGGAGCTTCCCGGCGGAGCGTCGCTCTCCGGCGGCTCCGGGGCGCGGGAGGTGGACGAGGCGTTCTCGCGCGCCGCGGACTTTCTGCGGGGTCTGGACGAGCGTCCGCCCGGGGCCTGCCCTGGGAAAGAGGGACCCTCGCGGCCGCGCGTCGCGTGGATCCGCCGGCTCCTCGGCCTCGGCGGGAGCCCCCCGGAGGATCGGACCCTGTGA